In the genome of Lactuca sativa cultivar Salinas chromosome 3, Lsat_Salinas_v11, whole genome shotgun sequence, the window ACTGACACGTATAAGATGGAATCAAAAAGGAAGAAACCTGCTTTCATTCCTGTAGCAGAAGGAGATGCTCCAGCTACATTAGCGGGATCATTTTTCAATGCGGTAAGATTTCCAAAATTTATCAAGTCAGTGCAATGTTCGACCATGCATCTCCTAAAATGCACCAACCATAATTATTGTATATATCATACCACCTAAAATATTTAATGGCAATTATTTGGTTTAGTGGTGATAAACcatgatgaatgagattttttttttttttgaacggctAACGCACACCCTCTAAATCCTATTCCTAACTACTCATTTGTCCACGACGAGACTTGAACCCTTAACCCTTAAGGAATGAGCATATTTTCATACACCTTAAGCCAAAGACCCTTTGGTATGATGAATGAGGTTCTACCTTGACATGTAACTTAGTAATTGATAAGATACGTTATGTTAGCATGGCATTTCCATTCCTCCGAAAATAAGTTAATTAGAAGTAGTGGACTTTGAAAAATATGACATAACGTATCATGATAATAACTCAAATCTATGGTTGCAATAATCTAAAAACATTATCTAAGTTAGGTTAGCAGTTAATAGTTTGgggttataagatcagacttcaCTTTGCAACTGACAAACATATTGTAAGGGTATCATAAGAGAAGTATTATTTGTAAAAACCATAACAGTATCATTTTTCAGCTTAGTCGGCTTTATAACTATGCAGATGAGATTCGGCCAAGCAAACAAAATTTATAGCAACACCAATGTCTTTGAGCATGGTGGAAAGCACTATTCTATTGCCGAGAATTATATGCCACAAGAAATAAATCTAATAAGCCTTGAAACTTATGGTAATTGGAACCCCAGTGGAGTTTGGTCTCGACCTTTCACATCACACCCAAAGGTTAGCCTACAGATGCACTAATGTACCATTCCACATAATCCATACATAATGGACCCAACACTTTCAGAAATATTCTCTTCAAAAATAATATGCTCAGATCAAAATTCTTTCCTGTGTAGAAAGCACCAGAAACTGGAGAACTTGTTGTGGTAGGGATTGATACGACAGAACCGCATTGTGTTGTGGGTGtcatttcaggtacttcagtacATGGCTAATGATTTATGGTGTTTGTATGATCTATATTTTCTGACAACTTCGTATCAATAGCCGATGGAAAAGAACTTGTTCACAAATTGGATCTACAACTAGATCATTGTTCGCTTTTCCATGACATTGGTGTTACGAAGAAGTGAGTTAGATAATTAGTTTCTATTAGCAATTTTGGTTACAGAAGTCATAATCATACGGATAAGTTGTATGTGTGATATTCAGGTACACTATACTGATTGATTTTATGCTCACAATGAGGCCAGAGAGGGTAATGAAAGGAGGACAGTAAGTACCTTTCCATATTCACAAGATGTACCCCTCTCAACAACCCATCGATCCATTTCTTTGATGTTAGGGAAAAGGAAAAACCTAAAAGTTGTAATTGTTGTTAGGTTATTTAAGTACGAGAGGGAGAAAGATGCAAGGATTGCAGTGATTCCTCGCTATGGTGAAGTGGACTCAATTATGTGGTTTCATATACAACCTTGTGTTACTTATCACCTAATAAACTGCTTTGAAGATGGAGATGAGGTGCTTAATTATCTTGTTTATCAATGTCGTGTTCTTTATTGATTTAACTCGCCAATTTTTTGTTTCGGTAGAAAAATTTTCACTTCTGGAGTGTAATATGTTTTGGCTTTTAACTTGTACCATGAATAGGTTGTAGTGAGAGGATGCACAGCTAACACCACCATTATTCCAGGACCTGTTTGGGGCGAGGATAAACTTGAATGGTTCTCTAGaggatttaattttaaaaatgtcGCCTCAGCCTCAAATAACGACAATGATCATAAAACGACTGGAGATGGAATGTTGTTTACTAGTGTTAGGGAATGGAGATTAAACTTGAAAACTCTAGAGGTTATGGAGAAAGATGTAACTGG includes:
- the LOC111917206 gene encoding carotenoid 9,10(9',10')-cleavage dioxygenase 1 isoform X2 → MLNTLVDSIFQFVDQPMLSSQKNFAPVEEIGELVKIDYCQGEIPEDFPEGVYIRNGSNPLFGGLKSTISVFGKTDNVWVEGEGMLHVLHFTKDTDRIWSFYYKNRYVETDTYKMESKRKKPAFIPVAEGDAPATLAGSFFNAMRFGQANKIYSNTNVFEHGGKHYSIAENYMPQEINLISLETYGNWNPSGVWSRPFTSHPKKAPETGELVVVGIDTTEPHCVVGVISADGKELVHKLDLQLDHCSLFHDIGVTKKYTILIDFMLTMRPERVMKGGQLFKYEREKDARIAVIPRYGEVDSIMWFHIQPCVTYHLINCFEDGDEVVVRGCTANTTIIPGPVWGEDKLEWFSRGFNFKNVASASNNDNDHKTTGDGMLFTSVREWRLNLKTLEVMEKDVTGTEYSMDFPIINEHFTGLEHKYGYTQVIDSLASSNSGKSKYGGLAKLYFEETDSEGNVKMEYHWLPKNNFCTGSTFVAKTKAVEEDDGWVVTFAHDEDSDTSYVLVVDANNFGNEPIAIINLPQRVPYGHHGSFFLST